The stretch of DNA CAGGATGAATGAGCCCAACCAACATGCGCAGAATAGTGGTCTTCCCGGCGCCGTTAGGACCCAAAATACCCACAATTTCTCCGGGGGTAAGCGAGATGGAAAAATCATCCACAGCGAGAAAAGATGAGAAAGTCTTTCGGATATGAGTTGCCTGTAAAACCGGATTCGTGATTTCAGACAATAGGATTTTCCTGTGATTTTTTTGAGAAATTGTTTATATGAATGACCAGTTGAAAATTTTTAATTAAAATAGCAATAAAAGCCTTACGGCTAAATTCCGAAATTGGACTGGAGTTAAGGCGTCAGCCTTTTAAAAACAATCGATTAGCGTCTTATCTTCAATTTTAACTGGTCATTCGCATTGTTTCTAAAATATAACAACTTCAAACTAAGGAAACAAGAAATTTTTTAAATTCCAAATCACAAATGCGCCGTAGGCGCATCTACCTTTGGTGTGATTCCAAAGACCAAATAAATCCCAAATTCAAATATTCAATAACCGAAACGGGGCAGCTAAAAGATGTAGTCCACCTTCGAGGTGGACTACATCTGGATCATGCGCTTTATTTTGCCTCTTCCAGCAGTTTGATCCGAATACTCCCGCCGGAAGTTCGCAGCGTGAGCGTACTGCCGCCGCGGTTCACTTTGCCGATCAAGGTGTTGGATTTGACTTTTCCTGTTGCTGTTACGGGCAAATCCGCGGAAATGCCGCCGCCACTGGAATGGGCATCGATGTTGAAATCTGCGTCTTGATTGACGTACACTTTCATGCCACCACCGGATGTTTTGAGGTAACTATCTCCGGAAATTTCGCCGACAATTTCCGCTGTCACGCTACCACCGGACGTCTGTCCCTGTACGCGTCCCATGAGTCCGTATAATTTGAGACTGCCGCCGGAAGTCTGCACGAAGGCGTCTCCTTTGACGGATTTTGTGGAAATACTTCCGCCGGAAGTAATCGCTTTCAGCGACCCTGTCACTTCGCCGATGCGAATGCCGCCGCCCGAAGTTTTTACATTCACATCTCCACTAACTTGTTCAACGGTGATGCCCCCGCCGGAAGTTTTTGCGTCAACATAGCCGAGGATTTTCCCCAGTGAAATTCCTCCTCCGGAAGTGTTCAGTCTCGTTTTTCCTGCCAAATCGCCGACAGTGATGCTACCGCCAGCGGTTTGAATGTCCAGATTGAATTCGTAGGGCACAAAAATTTCGTAGCGCACGGAAATCTTTTTGCCGCCGAAAAACCAAGAATGAGGCCCGTGGTAGTTTCCTTTGACTTCAATTCCCTGATTATTTTGAACAAAATCGACTTTAAAGCGGTTAAATAAATCTTCGGCTTTTCGCTTGCTGGAAGCTCGAACTTTTTTGATGACGTCAATTTTGACAACGTCGCGCGCCCAGCTTTTGACTGTCACTGCGCCCAGGTCAGAATTAAGCTTCAGCGTCTGATTCTTTTTGACGAAAAACGATTTGGAAATTTTGCTTTCATACGAGGAGCAGTGTGCCGCGCCGACAAAGCAGAAAATGGTAAACAGCAGCGCACTTAAGAAAATAGAAAAAATTGCAGGACCATTGCGTCGTTGTAACATAATTTCACTCCTATTTAAATGGCATTTTAGAAATTGTACGGAGTGATGAAGCAAAAGTTGCTCTAAAATATAATTCGCCATGGCGTGGGTTAAAATTTCTGAAAAAATAAAAATTTTCTATTGACTTTGTTATCGAGATTTTTTATAATAGTCACGGCTGCTTTTTCTCTGACGGACCGATTGCGACTTCGAGTACGAATTTCGAACCGAACGCTCACGAATGTTGAACTTCTCCGATTATTAAGCGGCTGTATTGAAATGCAAAGGGTGATTGGTTAATGCCCAGTGTCCCCAAAATCTTCAGGACTTAAACTCGATTAACGAACAGGTTTGACAAAAATTGTTGGCGAAAATGAAATTGCCGGAGGAGTGCCTATTACCTCAAAATTAGTCCATGAGAATTTGGTTTTTTGCTCTACTATTTCAGGTAAAATTATCTCGTGCAAGAATGATCAAAAAGAGGCAATTTGTTCATTTTATCAATTTAATCTGGGAGTCTGAATGATTCACATTTTTGTGATTTCTGACGGTACAGGCATCACCGCAAAACACGATTTCGAAACGGCGCTTACCCAGTTACCATCCAAGCAACATGACATCACTTTATTCCCCGAAGTACGCAGCACAGAAAAATTACACCAAATCATAACTCAAATAATTCCACACAATTCACTCAATGCTCACACACATGCGAACAAGCTCGCTTTATCGCGGCGAACGAAAAACCGGCATTCGGGACGGCCGGCGGACCCGTTTGTTTCGCTCGACGATGGAAACGAAAGATGGACGGTTGACCGGGGAATTTTTGCACATCGCCGCAAACCGATGAAAAAGTTTTTCAGCAATCAAGCTATAAAATGCATTCCAGGCGTCACAACTAAATTGATTTCAGGCGATGCCTCGTAATTTTATTTTAAAATGACAGGGAGATGAAAATCATGGATTTTTCTTTTCGGGAAGATCAAAAAATGATAATTGAAGAAGCCAGGCGGTTCGCGGAAGAACAATTAGCTCCCAGGGTATCTGAATTAGAGGAAAAGGGCGAGGTCAATTTAGCCGCATTGAAGGCATTGGGCGGATTGGGTTATTTTGGAATGACCGTCCCGGAGCAGTACGGAGGCGTGGATGTCGGCACTGTCGCCTATGCCGGCGCTATTCTCGAATTGAGCAAAGGAGACGCCGGCACCGCAGTTGGCGTTGCTGTGCATAATTCGCTGGTGAACGAAGGCATTTTGAAATACGGCACAGAACAACAAAAATTGCAATTTTTGCCCAAACTGGCGACCGGAGAATGGCTCGGCTGTTTTTCGCTCTCCGAAGCCAACGCCGGCAGTGATCCCGGCGCGTTGCGGACGATGGCGGAGCGCCGTGGCGATGAATTTATTCTGAACGGGACGAAAAATTTCACGACCAACGGCGATTTCGCCGACGTGATCATCATTTTTGCCCAGACGGACAAAGAAAAAGGTTCGCGCGGCATTTCTGCTTTTTTAATGAAACGGGACACGCCAGGCTTCAGCGTGGGAAAGCATGAAAATAAAATGGGATTGCGAACAGCCAGTTGCACGGAACTTGTTTTCAATAATTGCCGTTTGCCGGAGTCTGCCATGCTCGGGAAAGAAAACGAGGGTTTGAAAATTGCGCTGACTTTGCTTGACGGAGGACGGATAGGCATTGCGGCGCAGGCAATCGGTATCGCAGAAGCAGCTTTTGAAGAAGCTCTGCGCTATTCCAAGGAACGAGTTCAATTCAAACGCCCCATTGCGGAATTTCAGGCAATTCAATTCAAATTAGCGGAAATGGCAACGGAAATCGAATTGGCAAAAACCATGCTTTTTCGCGTCGCATGGATGAAAGAGTCCGGACATCACGATTATGTCAAGGAGGCAGCAATGATCAAGTTGTTCGCCTCTGAAATGGCGCATCGTGTGTGCCACAAAGCAGTGCAGATTCACGGCGGCTATGGCTACATGAAGGAGTACAAAGTTGAGCGGTTGTACCGGGATCAGCGGGTGACGGAAATTTATGAAGGAACTTCTGAGATTCAGAAAATTGTCATCGCGAGGAAGATTTTGTCGTAATTAATTT from Calditrichota bacterium encodes:
- a CDS encoding DUF4097 domain-containing protein, whose translation is MLQRRNGPAIFSIFLSALLFTIFCFVGAAHCSSYESKISKSFFVKKNQTLKLNSDLGAVTVKSWARDVVKIDVIKKVRASSKRKAEDLFNRFKVDFVQNNQGIEVKGNYHGPHSWFFGGKKISVRYEIFVPYEFNLDIQTAGGSITVGDLAGKTRLNTSGGGISLGKILGYVDAKTSGGGITVEQVSGDVNVKTSGGGIRIGEVTGSLKAITSGGSISTKSVKGDAFVQTSGGSLKLYGLMGRVQGQTSGGSVTAEIVGEISGDSYLKTSGGGMKVYVNQDADFNIDAHSSGGGISADLPVTATGKVKSNTLIGKVNRGGSTLTLRTSGGSIRIKLLEEAK
- a CDS encoding ATP-binding cassette domain-containing protein, giving the protein MSQKNHRKILLSEITNPVLQATHIRKTFSSFLAVDDFSISLTPGEIVGILGPNGAGKTTILRMLVGLIHP
- a CDS encoding kinase/pyrophosphorylase, encoding MIHIFVISDGTGITAKHDFETALTQLPSKQHDITLFPEVRSTEKLHQIITQIIPHNSLNAHTHANKLALSRRTKNRHSGRPADPFVSLDDGNERWTVDRGIFAHRRKPMKKFFSNQAIKCIPGVTTKLISGDAS
- a CDS encoding acyl-CoA dehydrogenase; protein product: MDFSFREDQKMIIEEARRFAEEQLAPRVSELEEKGEVNLAALKALGGLGYFGMTVPEQYGGVDVGTVAYAGAILELSKGDAGTAVGVAVHNSLVNEGILKYGTEQQKLQFLPKLATGEWLGCFSLSEANAGSDPGALRTMAERRGDEFILNGTKNFTTNGDFADVIIIFAQTDKEKGSRGISAFLMKRDTPGFSVGKHENKMGLRTASCTELVFNNCRLPESAMLGKENEGLKIALTLLDGGRIGIAAQAIGIAEAAFEEALRYSKERVQFKRPIAEFQAIQFKLAEMATEIELAKTMLFRVAWMKESGHHDYVKEAAMIKLFASEMAHRVCHKAVQIHGGYGYMKEYKVERLYRDQRVTEIYEGTSEIQKIVIARKILS